The proteins below are encoded in one region of Apium graveolens cultivar Ventura chromosome 4, ASM990537v1, whole genome shotgun sequence:
- the LOC141719410 gene encoding uncharacterized protein LOC141719410 — MKAILGANDVWEIVEKGWEVPENEANLNQVQKDQLQAQRKKDQKAIMIIHQCLDDSMLQKVASSTTSKKVWDTLKSSFSGDAKVKRVRLQTLRGEFEALRMKESESISDYFSRVLTVVNQMKSNGEEVSDVRVIEKVLRSLDSKFDYKVVAIEEAKDIDEMTIDELMGSLQAHEEKILKKEPIE; from the coding sequence ATGAAGGCGATCCTTGGAGCAAATGATGTGTGGGAAATTGTGGAGAAAGGATGGGAGGTGCCCGAAAATGAAGCAAATTTGAATCAAGTTCAAAAAGATCAACTTCAAGCCCAAAGAAAGAAGGATCAAAAGGCGATCATGATCATTCATCAATGTTTGGATGATTCTATGTTACAAAAAGTGGCTTCCTCAACAACGTCAAAGAAAGTTTGGGATACTCTCAAATCTTCTTTTAGTGGCGATGCTAAAGTAAAGAGAGTTCGGCTACAAACACTTCGTGGCGAGTTTGAGGCTTTGCGAATGAAGGAATCCGAATCAATCTCGGATTATTTTTCAAGGGTCTTGACCGTTGTCAATCAAATGAAAAGCAATGGAGAAGAGGTAAGTGATGTTCGTGTTATTGAAAAAGTTCTTCGTTCACTTGACTCTAAATTTGATTACAAAGTTGTGGCAATTGAGGAGGCTAAAGATATAGATGAAATGACTATTGATGAGCTTATGGGATCATTACAAGCCCATGAAGAAAAAATATTAAAGAAGGAGCCAATTGAATAA